Proteins from a single region of Phycisphaerae bacterium:
- a CDS encoding ferrous iron transport protein A: MRTTCFTLAHAPAGCDVRIQSIRMTDVRRTQRLRELGLIEGRTVRPLTNCDPMICQVGNCRLGLCRSMARAILVEPLPTPDRESP; this comes from the coding sequence ATGAGAACGACTTGCTTCACTCTCGCTCATGCACCGGCCGGATGCGATGTACGCATTCAGTCCATCCGCATGACCGACGTCCGACGCACCCAACGGCTTCGGGAACTCGGGTTGATCGAAGGCCGAACCGTTCGCCCGCTGACCAATTGCGACCCGATGATCTGCCAGGTCGGCAATTGCCGGCTGGGGCTATGCCGCTCCATGGCCCGCGCGATTCTGGTCGAACCGCTTCCGACGCCTGATCGCGAGTCGCCATGA
- a CDS encoding PIG-L family deacetylase, with protein sequence MSNTLIIAPHPDDEILGCGGTIARMTAEGNHVSVAIVTKGTPLFPASQVRQVRTEAKKAARLLGSQLLFMNLPVTTLHLMPEHKLNAAFASLIGKVKPDTVLLPFPGDRHEDHRQIFDAAMVALRPDGRRHQVGRIACYETVSETHWSAPGIEPVFNPNWYVRIEATLPAKLAAMRQYKSQLAEAIPARSIEAIEALARFRGSVVGMKAAEAFQILRELNR encoded by the coding sequence ATGAGCAACACTCTGATCATTGCCCCGCACCCGGACGACGAGATTCTCGGTTGTGGCGGCACCATTGCCCGGATGACCGCTGAAGGCAACCACGTCAGCGTCGCCATCGTGACCAAGGGAACCCCGCTCTTCCCCGCCTCGCAGGTCCGCCAGGTCCGGACTGAAGCCAAGAAGGCCGCCAGGCTGCTCGGGAGCCAGCTCCTCTTCATGAATCTGCCGGTGACGACGCTCCACCTCATGCCCGAGCATAAGCTCAACGCCGCTTTCGCTTCGCTCATCGGCAAGGTCAAGCCGGACACAGTATTGCTCCCCTTCCCAGGTGACCGCCATGAAGACCACCGCCAGATCTTCGATGCCGCGATGGTCGCCTTACGCCCCGATGGCCGCCGTCACCAGGTGGGGCGAATCGCCTGCTACGAGACCGTCTCCGAAACCCACTGGTCGGCCCCCGGCATCGAGCCGGTCTTCAACCCCAACTGGTACGTGAGAATCGAGGCCACCCTGCCGGCCAAACTGGCGGCGATGCGCCAATACAAGAGCCAACTCGCCGAGGCTATCCCCGCCCGCTCGATCGAAGCCATCGAGGCCCTGGCCCGTTTTCGCGGCAGCGTGGTTGGGATGAAGGCGGCCGAGGCATTCCAGATCCTTCGGGAGTTGAACCGCTGA
- a CDS encoding LexA family transcriptional regulator: MPHMTAKYHEPAAFRGHIGQRIRFYRERIGLNQTALARQAKVNQGFLSEIERGRRNPSPSSLKAIALALDVPPAVLIGESADHDTPQPLDTVDLPLFGTIPAGPPTQSQEQTEMFPVLRHLWSPNRYCLRLNFDSMEPTLKPGDLVLVEYRPGVRPEHIQGRICACLVDGNPTLKRVSVERRSSSQFVILRGDNPDTPPMVIDETQDFSIQGVVTHLVSRAL, encoded by the coding sequence ATGCCTCACATGACGGCCAAGTACCATGAGCCGGCGGCGTTTCGCGGCCACATCGGTCAGCGGATTCGGTTCTATCGTGAGAGAATCGGCCTGAATCAGACCGCCCTCGCCCGGCAAGCCAAGGTCAACCAGGGCTTTCTCAGCGAGATCGAGCGCGGCCGCCGCAACCCCTCACCCTCCTCCCTGAAAGCCATTGCCCTGGCCCTGGATGTCCCACCTGCAGTGCTCATCGGGGAGAGCGCGGACCACGATACACCCCAGCCGCTTGACACCGTCGATCTCCCCTTGTTCGGCACCATCCCGGCCGGACCTCCGACTCAGAGTCAGGAACAGACCGAGATGTTCCCCGTACTTCGCCACCTGTGGAGCCCCAACCGATACTGCCTCCGCCTCAACTTCGACTCGATGGAGCCAACCCTCAAACCTGGCGATCTGGTCCTCGTCGAGTACCGACCCGGCGTGAGACCCGAGCACATCCAGGGCCGAATCTGCGCGTGCCTGGTCGACGGCAACCCCACGCTCAAGCGCGTGTCCGTCGAACGCCGCTCCTCCTCGCAATTCGTGATCCTTCGGGGCGACAACCCCGACACGCCTCCCATGGTCATCGACGAAACGCAGGACTTTTCCATCCAAGGTGTCGTCACACACCTTGTCAGCCGCGCCCTCTAG
- a CDS encoding sugar transferase — protein sequence MPWTHPAVPGIIATVYPAIKRLLDFAASLILIVVLIPVWLLVALAVRLSSPGPVFFLQERGGLRGHPIRVAKFRTMYADHVHDPTEVVPLSHSRITPVGRILRRAKIDELPQLFSVLRGDMSLVGPRPTIMEQIRQYDALRRRRLEVRPGIAGLAQVNGNTAISWDERIRYDIYYVDHMSFGLDLMILCKTAMTVIFGEAAFARPFDQSPFAETKP from the coding sequence ATGCCATGGACACATCCGGCCGTACCGGGCATAATCGCGACCGTGTACCCAGCTATCAAACGCCTGCTCGACTTTGCGGCCAGCCTCATTCTGATCGTTGTCCTCATCCCCGTCTGGCTCCTGGTCGCCCTGGCCGTCCGCCTCAGCTCCCCGGGCCCCGTGTTCTTCCTTCAGGAACGCGGCGGCCTGCGCGGCCACCCTATCCGAGTCGCCAAATTCCGCACCATGTACGCCGACCACGTGCATGATCCCACCGAGGTCGTCCCGTTGAGCCATTCCCGCATCACGCCCGTCGGCCGCATCCTCCGTCGTGCCAAGATCGACGAGTTGCCTCAGCTCTTCAGCGTCCTGCGGGGAGACATGTCGCTGGTCGGGCCACGGCCCACGATCATGGAGCAGATCAGGCAGTACGACGCGCTTCGCCGCCGCAGGTTGGAGGTCCGACCGGGAATCGCCGGCCTCGCCCAGGTCAACGGCAATACGGCAATCTCCTGGGACGAGCGAATCCGCTACGACATCTACTACGTGGACCACATGAGCTTCGGGCTCGACCTGATGATCCTGTGCAAGACCGCCATGACCGTCATCTTTGGCGAAGCGGCCTTTGCCCGACCGTTCGATCAGAGCCCCTTCGCGGAGACGAAGCCGTGA
- the fabF gene encoding beta-ketoacyl-ACP synthase II, giving the protein MAKRRVVITGMGAITPLGCTVAEFWDGLVSGRSGIGPLTRFDASRYESRIAGECREFNPTRWIEGKLIKRLDPFAQYALAASIDAVKDSHLEMEKEDRQRIGVMIGSGIGGIQELQEQYLRLLNKGPERISAFTIPKLMVNAGTGNVAIHFGIHGPTTSAVTACASASHAMGDAFLCIQRGDVDVVICGGSEAAVTELGVAAFNAMHALSTRNDAPEQASRPWDKDRDGFIISEGSGILVFEEYEHARKRSARIYAEILGFGASTDGGHITQPDETGNGPALAMRRCLADAGIAAEQLDYINAHGTSTPLGDLAETKAIKQVLGNASMHVPVSSTKSATGHLLGASGGVELIACVQAIRSGILPPTLNLDHPDEGCDLDYVPKVARNKKLKRVMSNSFGFGGHNACLIVGALT; this is encoded by the coding sequence ATGGCCAAGCGACGCGTTGTCATCACGGGTATGGGAGCAATCACGCCTCTCGGCTGCACGGTCGCCGAATTCTGGGACGGCCTCGTCTCCGGCCGCTCAGGCATCGGACCTCTCACGCGCTTCGACGCCTCACGCTACGAATCTCGCATCGCCGGAGAATGCCGCGAGTTCAACCCCACCCGCTGGATCGAAGGCAAACTCATCAAACGCCTCGACCCCTTTGCCCAGTACGCCCTCGCCGCCTCGATTGATGCAGTCAAGGACAGCCATCTGGAAATGGAAAAGGAGGACCGCCAGCGCATCGGCGTCATGATCGGCTCCGGCATTGGCGGTATCCAGGAGCTCCAGGAGCAGTACCTTCGCCTGCTCAACAAAGGACCCGAACGGATCTCGGCATTCACGATCCCCAAGCTGATGGTCAATGCGGGAACGGGTAACGTGGCCATCCATTTTGGCATCCACGGACCCACCACTTCCGCGGTCACGGCCTGCGCTTCCGCCTCTCACGCCATGGGCGATGCCTTCCTGTGCATCCAGCGCGGCGACGTCGATGTGGTCATCTGCGGGGGGAGCGAGGCGGCGGTCACCGAACTCGGCGTCGCAGCCTTCAACGCCATGCACGCCCTCAGCACCCGAAACGACGCCCCCGAACAGGCCAGTCGCCCCTGGGACAAGGACCGCGACGGCTTCATCATCAGCGAGGGATCGGGCATCCTCGTCTTCGAGGAATACGAACACGCCCGCAAGCGATCGGCCCGAATCTACGCCGAGATCCTGGGTTTCGGCGCGAGCACCGATGGTGGACACATCACCCAGCCTGACGAAACCGGCAACGGCCCAGCGCTCGCCATGCGCCGATGCCTGGCCGACGCCGGCATCGCCGCCGAGCAACTTGACTACATCAATGCCCACGGCACCAGCACGCCGCTGGGCGATCTCGCTGAAACCAAAGCCATCAAACAGGTCCTCGGTAATGCATCCATGCACGTACCGGTCAGCAGCACGAAATCCGCAACCGGCCACCTTCTCGGGGCCAGCGGCGGCGTTGAGCTCATCGCCTGCGTCCAGGCCATCCGCAGCGGCATCCTCCCCCCCACCCTCAACCTCGACCATCCCGACGAGGGATGCGATCTCGACTACGTGCCTAAGGTCGCCCGAAACAAGAAACTGAAGCGAGTCATGAGCAACTCCTTCGGTTTCGGTGGGCACAACGCCTGCCTGATCGTCGGAGCCCTCACCTGA
- a CDS encoding integration host factor subunit beta, whose amino-acid sequence MQTITKKELIDRIAEKSSHKRVVVKRIIQSFLDEVIDELSQGNRLEFRDFGVFESKMRAARTAQNPKTLERVSVSAKRTVKFKVGRLMKLRLSNPPQTASGAPVRRQPSPPAQPPLS is encoded by the coding sequence ATGCAGACGATCACCAAGAAAGAACTGATCGACCGCATCGCGGAGAAGTCTTCCCACAAACGCGTGGTTGTCAAACGCATTATTCAGAGCTTCCTGGATGAAGTCATTGATGAGCTCAGTCAGGGCAACCGCTTGGAGTTTCGCGACTTCGGTGTTTTTGAGAGCAAGATGCGTGCCGCCCGCACCGCCCAGAATCCAAAGACCTTGGAGCGTGTCTCCGTTTCGGCCAAGCGCACCGTGAAGTTTAAGGTCGGACGACTCATGAAGTTGCGGCTTTCCAATCCGCCGCAGACTGCTTCCGGGGCGCCTGTCCGCCGGCAGCCGTCTCCCCCCGCCCAGCCCCCGCTGTCCTGA
- a CDS encoding TIM barrel protein gives MTKRVVGMLMAASGLLPVSVWAGGSATKPGPAPVDFRPRVAVQTYVWAQDRAAKKLDFWGDLGDVFIEVAASGATHVEGFLDWFDTDAKAHRAQELLKKHALTLVGAYGGGVFHEEAEARKTIDVILKQADRARQRCGKIFIDVNPQPLSNRAAKSEAQLTVQVAMLNLLGHKLADKGMSLVVHQHDAEILNDARELRYHIAHLDAKVVGLCLDTHWVYRGGQDPLTLLKEAGRKVRALHLRNSVNGIWTESLGPGDVDYAAIGSYLRQSGYQGWLIIELAHEQGTKVTRPLSENVKTSRHYLEQVFIKGS, from the coding sequence GTGACCAAGAGAGTTGTCGGCATGCTCATGGCGGCGTCGGGTCTGCTGCCGGTGTCGGTCTGGGCAGGCGGGTCGGCGACGAAGCCGGGGCCGGCCCCTGTGGACTTCCGCCCGCGGGTCGCGGTGCAGACTTACGTCTGGGCACAGGACCGGGCGGCCAAGAAGCTCGATTTCTGGGGTGACCTGGGTGACGTGTTCATCGAGGTGGCCGCCTCCGGGGCGACCCACGTCGAGGGTTTCCTGGACTGGTTCGATACCGACGCCAAAGCACACCGGGCCCAGGAGTTGCTCAAGAAGCACGCCCTGACGCTGGTGGGGGCTTACGGGGGGGGTGTCTTTCACGAGGAGGCCGAAGCCCGCAAGACGATCGATGTCATTCTCAAACAGGCGGACCGCGCCAGGCAGCGTTGCGGGAAGATCTTCATTGACGTGAATCCTCAGCCCCTGTCCAACCGCGCGGCCAAGAGCGAGGCCCAACTGACCGTCCAGGTTGCGATGCTCAACCTCCTGGGTCACAAGCTGGCCGACAAGGGCATGTCGCTGGTGGTTCACCAGCATGATGCCGAGATCCTCAACGATGCGAGGGAACTCCGCTATCACATCGCCCATCTGGACGCGAAAGTCGTCGGTTTGTGCCTGGACACCCACTGGGTCTATCGGGGCGGGCAGGATCCGCTCACGTTGCTGAAGGAAGCCGGCCGGAAGGTCAGGGCCCTGCATCTCCGCAATTCGGTCAACGGGATCTGGACCGAGAGCCTGGGGCCGGGCGACGTGGACTATGCCGCTATTGGCAGCTACCTTCGCCAGAGTGGCTACCAGGGGTGGCTGATCATCGAGTTGGCCCACGAACAGGGCACGAAGGTTACTCGCCCGCTGAGCGAGAACGTGAAAACCAGTCGGCATTATCTGGAGCAAGTGTTCATCAAGGGCAGCTAG
- a CDS encoding FliM/FliN family flagellar motor switch protein: MPETQEDIDALLAEVNSLADQAVADILGDQPADGSDPLAGMAPAPSAAAPPGPRRADIPENGASAGTPHRANVSRVLKLHVPVIVQLAERSMPLSEIVSLTTGAIIEFEKPADTELDLMINNKCIGRGQAVKVGENFGLRVTLIGSVKSRIMAMAKR, encoded by the coding sequence ATGCCCGAGACGCAAGAGGATATCGACGCCCTGCTCGCCGAGGTGAACTCGCTTGCCGATCAAGCGGTCGCGGACATCCTGGGCGACCAGCCTGCCGACGGCTCCGATCCCTTGGCCGGAATGGCCCCCGCTCCATCAGCAGCCGCTCCGCCAGGGCCACGCCGAGCAGACATCCCTGAAAACGGAGCATCCGCAGGCACGCCCCACAGAGCCAACGTCTCCAGGGTACTCAAGCTCCACGTGCCCGTGATCGTCCAACTCGCCGAACGAAGCATGCCTCTTTCGGAGATCGTCAGTCTGACCACGGGAGCCATCATCGAATTCGAGAAACCCGCCGACACCGAGCTCGACCTGATGATCAACAACAAGTGCATCGGGCGCGGCCAGGCCGTCAAGGTAGGCGAGAATTTTGGACTGCGAGTCACTCTCATTGGATCTGTCAAGTCGCGCATCATGGCGATGGCCAAGCGATAG
- the acpP gene encoding acyl carrier protein, protein MTAEEIEDKVFSIVSQQMVINKAEITRETSFINDLNADSLDIVELVMELEDNFDMSIPDEEAEKIKTVGQAIDYIAAHLNNK, encoded by the coding sequence GTGACCGCTGAGGAAATTGAAGATAAGGTCTTCTCGATCGTCAGCCAGCAGATGGTGATCAACAAGGCCGAGATCACCCGGGAAACCTCGTTCATCAACGATCTCAACGCCGACTCGCTGGACATCGTCGAGCTCGTCATGGAGTTGGAGGACAACTTCGACATGAGTATTCCCGACGAGGAAGCGGAGAAGATCAAGACCGTGGGACAGGCGATTGATTATATCGCCGCCCATCTGAACAACAAGTGA
- a CDS encoding Gfo/Idh/MocA family oxidoreductase gives MSKPLNIGLIGCGFMGRAHSNAYLKVNHFFKREHRPVLKAACARPQELEKLKAFAEAWGYESIETDYRKLIERKDIDLIDICAPNFMHKELTIAAARAGKMIVCEKPLAMTAAEAEEMTTAVEKAGVPNMVSFNYRRVPAISLAKQVIGEGRIGRPFHYRATYLQDWTIATDVPQGGMALWRLDVKVAGSGVTGDLLAHSIDTAEWLNGPIKRVVAATETFVKQRMHVETGKMEPVGIDDACMFLAIFANGSMGTFESSRYARGRKNFNTFELNGELGSLYFDLEDPHILQYFKYGDPATGKKIESHLTGWQRIHVTNSEHPYMGKWWVPGCTIGYEHTFVHGFADFLAGLEGGEKFQPDFRCALRTQKVCDAVLRSAKEQRWLEVE, from the coding sequence ATGTCCAAACCACTAAACATCGGTCTGATCGGTTGCGGCTTCATGGGGCGTGCGCACTCGAACGCCTATCTCAAGGTGAACCACTTCTTCAAGCGGGAGCATCGGCCGGTCCTGAAGGCGGCCTGTGCCCGTCCGCAGGAGTTGGAGAAGCTCAAGGCTTTTGCCGAGGCGTGGGGCTATGAGTCGATCGAGACCGATTACAGGAAGCTCATCGAGCGCAAGGACATTGACTTGATCGACATCTGTGCTCCGAACTTCATGCACAAGGAACTGACCATCGCTGCGGCGAGGGCCGGCAAGATGATCGTCTGCGAGAAGCCGCTGGCGATGACTGCCGCCGAGGCCGAGGAGATGACCACGGCGGTCGAGAAGGCTGGCGTGCCCAACATGGTGTCGTTCAACTATCGGCGGGTTCCGGCCATTTCGCTGGCCAAGCAGGTGATTGGCGAGGGGCGCATCGGTCGGCCCTTCCACTATCGGGCGACCTACCTGCAAGACTGGACGATTGCGACCGACGTGCCCCAGGGCGGAATGGCCCTTTGGCGACTGGACGTCAAGGTCGCCGGATCCGGTGTGACCGGCGATTTGCTGGCCCATTCAATCGATACGGCCGAGTGGCTCAACGGCCCGATCAAGCGTGTCGTGGCCGCGACCGAGACCTTCGTCAAGCAGCGCATGCACGTTGAGACTGGGAAGATGGAGCCTGTCGGGATAGACGATGCCTGCATGTTCCTGGCCATCTTCGCGAATGGTTCGATGGGGACGTTCGAGAGCAGCCGCTACGCGAGGGGGCGCAAGAATTTCAACACCTTTGAGCTGAACGGCGAGTTGGGAAGCCTGTACTTCGACCTCGAGGATCCGCATATTCTCCAGTATTTCAAGTATGGTGACCCGGCCACGGGCAAGAAGATCGAGAGCCACCTGACCGGTTGGCAGAGAATCCACGTGACCAACTCCGAGCATCCCTACATGGGCAAGTGGTGGGTTCCGGGCTGCACGATCGGCTACGAGCACACGTTCGTTCACGGATTCGCCGATTTTCTGGCTGGACTTGAGGGTGGCGAGAAGTTCCAGCCGGACTTCCGTTGCGCCTTGCGGACCCAGAAGGTCTGTGACGCGGTACTGCGCAGCGCCAAGGAGCAGCGCTGGCTGGAGGTTGAGTGA
- a CDS encoding methionyl-tRNA formyltransferase — MNAALIGSVSSSVATLQGMLRGRLEVTAVCGLHERHAAKISDFRDLRPLAAQWGTPYLAFDKVTEPRVKAFLERHRPDWLFVIGLSQLVPAAIRDAARQDAIGFHPTPLPEGRGRAPVAWTILNQRPAAANLFFLTDEPDAGDIVEQRPVPVFPDDYAIDLIIRTNVVLEQMVADLCPAFASGQVPRHPQDHSKATWYGRRRPEDGRIDWRQPASDIYRLIRAVSHPYPGAFTTQCSHADRRSRTGRAPLRASPNPPTHPHLIVWRARPVPGSNTQHLPGTIVAIDNKGPIVQTGDGLLHLTDIQTDPATHPGLATGQRLE, encoded by the coding sequence GTGAACGCCGCACTCATCGGCAGCGTGAGCTCGAGCGTGGCGACACTGCAAGGCATGCTCCGCGGGAGGCTCGAAGTCACGGCTGTCTGCGGCCTGCATGAGCGGCATGCGGCCAAGATCAGCGACTTCCGCGACCTCCGCCCCCTGGCCGCTCAGTGGGGAACACCCTACCTCGCGTTCGACAAGGTGACTGAGCCGCGAGTGAAAGCGTTTCTCGAGCGGCATCGACCCGACTGGCTGTTCGTGATCGGTCTGTCACAACTCGTCCCCGCCGCAATCCGCGACGCTGCCCGGCAAGATGCAATCGGCTTCCACCCAACCCCCTTGCCCGAGGGTCGTGGTCGAGCCCCCGTCGCCTGGACCATCCTGAACCAGCGACCGGCAGCCGCGAACCTCTTCTTCCTCACCGACGAACCCGACGCCGGCGACATCGTCGAGCAGCGGCCGGTGCCCGTCTTCCCCGACGACTACGCCATAGACCTGATCATCCGGACCAATGTCGTCCTCGAACAGATGGTGGCCGACCTCTGCCCAGCGTTCGCCTCCGGGCAGGTCCCCCGCCATCCACAGGACCACAGCAAGGCCACGTGGTACGGGCGACGACGCCCCGAGGACGGTCGGATCGACTGGCGCCAACCAGCGAGCGATATCTATCGCTTGATCCGAGCGGTCAGCCACCCCTATCCGGGAGCGTTCACGACCCAATGCAGCCATGCGGATCGACGCTCACGCACCGGCCGCGCGCCGCTGAGGGCTTCCCCAAACCCGCCAACGCATCCGCACCTGATCGTCTGGCGAGCCAGGCCGGTCCCCGGCTCCAATACCCAGCATCTGCCCGGCACCATCGTGGCGATCGACAACAAAGGCCCCATCGTCCAGACCGGCGATGGGCTGCTTCACCTCACCGACATCCAAACCGATCCCGCTACACACCCGGGCTTGGCGACCGGTCAGCGACTGGAGTAA
- the feoB gene encoding ferrous iron transport protein B: protein MTIPALAEDRHSATTTRLFRVAMVGNPNCGKTTLFNALTGSRHKVGNYAGVTVEKREGHLVGDPSIRVVDLPGTYSLASTSPDEAIVRDVLLGHAADTPRPDAVLLVADASNLERNLFLAGQVIELGLPVVLACNMIDQVERSGCHLDLTRLGEQLGVEVIGTVGSSGKGVDHLHAAVTRARVSDRPRPSRRWSASPRIEAAVKTIADSMMAAGHTDPATAEGTALLLLCHAEVSTQNHLPPSVQQSLLDTQRLAGAEGTDDPSAEIIRRRYDWLREVVNTCMTGARHETAASATDRLDRLLTHRIYGYAFFAAIMAAVFCGLFAAAAPLISLIDACSGWLRDQTIVHLPSGVLRDLLSDGIIAGVGAVLAFFPQVCILFLFMAFLEDSGYMARAAFLMNRVMTKVGLNGKSFIPLLSCHACAVPGIMATRTIENPRDRLATILAAPFMSCSARLPVYALLIGACLPTSAWFQGAALLCLYAFGVAAGFAVAKLFKRTLLRGPDSGFIIELPPYRMPRPTAVLLAAWDRGKLFLTKAGTIILAATIVIWALTHYPWSSDRAAQFARQRAAVEAKSALVPHAELEQQMSELSQQESRDRLGGSFAGQLGRAFEPFLRPMGFNWQIGVGLMSSFAARELFVSTMSIVCGGADTDAHSPALRDKLRAATWPDGRPLFTPLTAIALLIFFALACQCLSTIAVVHTETGTWRWPAFMIGYMSLLAYLATVLVYQTGTAMGF, encoded by the coding sequence ATGACCATTCCCGCCCTTGCGGAGGATCGGCACTCCGCCACCACCACCCGGCTCTTCCGGGTCGCGATGGTTGGCAACCCCAATTGTGGCAAGACCACCCTGTTCAACGCCCTGACCGGATCCCGGCACAAGGTCGGCAACTACGCGGGCGTCACCGTCGAGAAGCGTGAAGGCCACCTGGTCGGCGATCCATCCATAAGGGTCGTAGATCTACCAGGAACCTATAGCCTTGCCTCGACCAGTCCCGACGAAGCCATCGTTCGGGACGTCCTCCTCGGCCATGCCGCGGATACACCCAGGCCCGACGCCGTCCTGCTGGTCGCCGACGCGTCCAACCTGGAGCGAAACCTCTTCTTGGCGGGTCAAGTCATCGAGCTTGGACTGCCCGTCGTTCTGGCCTGCAACATGATCGATCAGGTCGAGCGATCCGGGTGTCACCTTGACCTCACCAGGCTGGGCGAGCAACTCGGCGTGGAAGTCATCGGGACGGTCGGCTCCTCGGGCAAGGGAGTAGACCATCTCCACGCCGCGGTCACGCGGGCCCGCGTGAGCGACCGACCTCGCCCGTCACGACGATGGTCCGCGAGCCCGCGGATCGAGGCCGCCGTCAAGACCATCGCCGATTCAATGATGGCGGCGGGACACACTGATCCGGCAACCGCAGAGGGCACTGCCCTGCTTCTGCTCTGTCACGCCGAGGTCTCAACTCAGAACCACCTACCCCCTTCCGTGCAGCAGTCCTTGCTCGACACCCAGCGGCTTGCCGGCGCGGAAGGCACCGATGATCCTTCGGCCGAGATCATCCGCCGCCGTTACGACTGGCTTCGGGAAGTCGTCAATACCTGCATGACGGGTGCTCGGCACGAGACCGCCGCGTCGGCGACCGATCGCCTGGATCGGCTTCTGACCCACCGGATCTATGGCTATGCCTTCTTTGCCGCCATCATGGCCGCGGTGTTCTGTGGATTGTTTGCGGCAGCCGCGCCCCTGATCAGCCTCATCGACGCATGCTCCGGATGGCTGCGAGACCAAACCATCGTCCACCTGCCCTCCGGTGTCCTGCGCGACTTGCTCAGTGACGGCATCATCGCCGGCGTGGGAGCAGTGCTCGCCTTCTTCCCACAGGTTTGTATCCTGTTTCTGTTCATGGCCTTCCTGGAAGACTCCGGCTACATGGCCCGGGCGGCCTTTCTCATGAACAGGGTGATGACCAAGGTCGGTCTGAACGGCAAGAGCTTCATTCCGTTGCTCTCCTGCCACGCCTGCGCGGTGCCCGGAATCATGGCCACCCGGACCATCGAGAATCCGCGCGACCGTCTGGCCACCATCCTGGCCGCCCCTTTCATGAGCTGCAGCGCCCGGTTGCCCGTTTACGCCCTGCTGATCGGAGCATGCCTGCCTACCAGCGCGTGGTTTCAGGGGGCAGCCCTCCTGTGCCTTTACGCGTTCGGTGTGGCTGCGGGTTTCGCCGTGGCCAAGCTGTTCAAGCGCACCCTGCTTCGCGGCCCCGACTCCGGCTTCATCATCGAGCTGCCACCCTACCGGATGCCCCGCCCTACGGCTGTGCTGCTGGCGGCCTGGGACCGCGGCAAGCTGTTCCTCACCAAGGCCGGCACGATCATCCTGGCCGCCACGATCGTGATTTGGGCACTCACGCACTATCCGTGGAGCAGCGACCGAGCGGCCCAATTCGCCAGGCAACGGGCAGCCGTCGAAGCCAAGTCGGCCCTGGTCCCGCACGCCGAGTTGGAGCAGCAGATGAGCGAATTGAGCCAACAGGAAAGCCGCGATCGGCTTGGCGGCAGCTTCGCCGGCCAGCTTGGCCGTGCGTTCGAACCGTTCCTCCGGCCGATGGGATTCAACTGGCAGATTGGCGTGGGCCTGATGAGCAGCTTCGCCGCCCGCGAGCTCTTCGTGAGCACCATGAGCATCGTATGTGGCGGCGCCGACACCGATGCTCACTCGCCCGCCCTCCGCGACAAGCTCCGAGCCGCGACCTGGCCGGACGGCCGGCCACTCTTCACCCCCCTGACGGCCATCGCCCTGCTCATCTTCTTCGCCCTGGCCTGCCAATGCCTCAGCACGATCGCCGTCGTTCACACCGAAACCGGAACCTGGCGATGGCCCGCCTTCATGATCGGCTACATGAGCTTGCTGGCCTATCTCGCCACCGTTCTGGTCTACCAGACGGGCACGGCCATGGGCTTCTGA